The following proteins are encoded in a genomic region of Salvelinus sp. IW2-2015 unplaced genomic scaffold, ASM291031v2 Un_scaffold16510, whole genome shotgun sequence:
- the LOC112080798 gene encoding LOW QUALITY PROTEIN: bone morphogenetic protein receptor type-1A (The sequence of the model RefSeq protein was modified relative to this genomic sequence to represent the inferred CDS: deleted 2 bases in 2 codons), which translates to MVRQIGKGRYGEVCWGRWRGEKVAVKVFFTREEASWFRRDRDLPDSLMRHENILGFIAADIKGTGAFTQLFLITDYHENGSLYDYLRFTTLDTQSLLRLAYSAACGLCHLHTEIYGTQGKPAIAHRDLKSKNILMKKNGTCCIADLGLAVKFNSDTNEVDVPLSTRVGTRRYMAPEVLAETLNKNHFQAYIMADIYSYGLVIWEIARRCITGGIVEDHQLPYYEMVPSDPSFEDMLEVVCVKGLRPTVSNRWNGDECLRTMLKLMSECWAHNPASRLTILRVKKTLAKMVESQDIKM; encoded by the exons ATGGTGCGTCAGATCGGCAAGGGGCGC TACGGTGAGGTGTGCTGGGGCCGCTGGCGG GGAGAGAAGGTGGCCGTCAAGGTGTTCTTCACCCGGGAGGAGGCCAGCTGGTTCAGAAGAGACCGAGATCTACCAGACAGCCTCATGAGGCACGAGAACATACTGG GTTTCATAGCGGCAGACATCAAGGGTACCGGGGCCTTCACCCAGCTCTTCCTCATCACAGACTACCATGAGAACGGCTCCCTGTACGACTACCTGAGGTTCACCACGCTGGACACCCAGAGCCTGCTGCGACTGGCCTACTCCGCCGCCTGCGGCCTGTGCCACCTCCACACGGAGATCTACGGCACCCAGGGCAAGCCGGCCATCGCCCACCGAGACCTGAAGAGCAAGAACATCCTGATGAAGAAGAACGGCACCTGCTGCATCGCCGACCTGGGCCTGGCCGTCAAGTTCAACAG TGATACCAACGAGGTAGACGTCCCACTGAGTACACGGGTGGGGACCCGGAGGTACATGGCCCCAGAGGTGCTGGCCGAGACTCTGAACAAGAACCACTTCCAGGCCTACATCATGGCTGATATATATAGCTACGGCCTCGTCATCTGGGAGATTGCCCGCCGCTGTATAACAGGAG gtATAGTGGAGGATCACCAGCTGCCATACTATGAGATGGTACCGTCAGACCCGTCCTTTGAGGACATGCTGGAGGTGGTGTGTGTCAAAGGGCTGCGGCCCACCGTGTCCAACAGGTGGAACGGTGATGAG TGTCTGAGAACCATGCTGAAgctgatgtctgagtgctgggcCCACAACCCCGCCTCACGCCTTACCATCTTACGAGTCAAGAAAACCCTGGCCAAAATGGTGGAATCACAGGACatcaaaatgtga